Proteins from one Leptonema illini DSM 21528 genomic window:
- a CDS encoding META domain-containing protein, which produces MKKALILALFVTVSACASPDGQTEMAEPPMDGTIWMLKHIGNTEIANSPTQPFIKFDNGTFQGFGGCNQFNGGYSKEKDRIRVKQITATKMYCEAIDTEQRFLSNLQRGTRIQILTDKLLVAEGEKPLLLFKAKKL; this is translated from the coding sequence ATGAAGAAAGCTCTGATCCTTGCTCTATTCGTTACCGTCTCTGCCTGCGCCTCGCCGGACGGCCAGACAGAGATGGCTGAGCCTCCCATGGACGGCACGATCTGGATGCTCAAGCATATCGGAAATACGGAGATTGCGAATTCGCCTACCCAGCCCTTCATCAAATTCGATAACGGCACCTTTCAGGGATTCGGCGGATGCAATCAGTTTAACGGCGGCTACAGCAAGGAAAAGGACCGCATTCGGGTCAAGCAGATCACGGCAACGAAGATGTACTGTGAAGCGATCGACACCGAACAGCGTTTCCTGTCGAATCTACAGAGAGGAACGAGGATTCAGATCCTCACCGACAAGCTGCTCGTAGCGGAGGGCGAAAAGCCGCTGCTTCTCTTTAAAGCGAAGAAGCTCTGA
- the pip gene encoding prolyl aminopeptidase: MRELYPEIEPFHTGRLKVSDLHELYYEQCGNADGAPVLFLHGGPGGGITEKHRRYFDPAHYRIVLFDQRGSGKSTPFAELRENTTWDLVEDIERLRLELKIDRWIVFGGSWGSTLALAYAIKHPTQVQGLILRGIFLCREEEIRWFYQYGAHFLFPDAYAKYVAPIPEEERDDLLHAFHARLIDPDENVRLEAAKAWSLWEGSALKLIPDAETLDEFDHIAVSLARIENHYFVNQAFFESDGWLLDQVEKIRHIPGIIIHGRYDIVCPVKNAFDLHTVWPEAELKIIADAGHAAGEPGILSALVDATDAFRSLAR, from the coding sequence ATGCGCGAGCTTTATCCTGAAATCGAGCCCTTTCACACAGGCCGTCTGAAAGTATCAGACCTTCACGAACTCTATTACGAACAATGCGGTAATGCCGACGGAGCGCCCGTGCTCTTTCTGCACGGCGGTCCGGGCGGCGGAATCACAGAAAAGCACCGTCGCTATTTTGATCCGGCGCATTACCGCATCGTGCTTTTCGACCAGCGCGGATCGGGCAAAAGCACGCCCTTCGCCGAGCTGCGCGAGAACACGACCTGGGATTTAGTCGAAGACATAGAGCGGCTGCGCCTTGAGCTGAAGATCGACCGCTGGATCGTATTCGGCGGCTCCTGGGGATCGACGCTTGCGCTTGCCTATGCCATCAAGCATCCGACGCAGGTGCAGGGCCTGATCCTGCGTGGGATCTTTCTCTGCCGCGAAGAAGAGATTCGATGGTTCTATCAATACGGGGCGCATTTTCTTTTTCCCGACGCCTATGCGAAATATGTCGCTCCCATTCCCGAAGAAGAACGTGATGATCTGTTACATGCCTTTCATGCGCGACTCATCGATCCTGACGAGAACGTCCGCCTTGAAGCGGCAAAGGCCTGGAGCCTGTGGGAGGGATCGGCGCTGAAACTCATTCCCGACGCCGAAACATTGGACGAATTCGATCATATCGCCGTCAGCCTTGCGCGCATCGAAAACCATTACTTTGTTAACCAGGCCTTCTTTGAGTCGGATGGATGGCTTCTCGATCAGGTCGAAAAGATACGACACATCCCGGGCATCATCATACACGGCCGCTACGACATCGTATGCCCTGTGAAGAACGCCTTTGACCTGCATACCGTCTGGCCCGAGGCCGAGCTGAAGATCATTGCCGACGCCGGCCATGCGGCGGGAGAGCCCGGCATCCTTTCGGCGCTTGTCGACGCCACCGACGCCTTTCGCAGCCTTGCGCGATAG
- a CDS encoding methyl-accepting chemotaxis protein, which produces MPGRVRPFSVIAKLELMTYLLTVPLAALFLIIHLNYAGEQILRFLQAVLVAVLFSFLFPAYRIIQLKRLLDYFYVGSTPFNERPQEDRERFRRSLLDLPRRYAFIVILQWTTGVAVAAAVNQILNPGPLTQALYFAVALLMVIPMNWISQYYFAEHFLSPLFTDPEVTRITLGPARIRRIGLFGRIFLSLFSISWLSLIMTGSILFSIYRNKLQTESLEIFLLLIFIFAVVIIFVNAYFIASSLSQNIRRLGDVLHDLGEGNLTQLLPLASTDESGILSFRVNALIDRLNQMMHSIRSEAQSMEKESLDLKHRTASLQAGMVEQAALAEQMSASIEEISASIAGASEIAERQKEHADHSAKMLHALNEKIREIHSVSEKVKRSSDEMHTEIKQGAATMKEVQNSILAAESTTIDIQDTADLIQEITEQLNLLSLNASIEAARAGEAGKGFAVVAREINTLGTRTQDNARAIVELISRAVEASASSRSANEKGQSSFESISRLVVTSTAESDRLATTADSQQIVSEKVAEQFAGIITLADQVRDLTSEQARTIREFAKGVEQLSEGSTDLATTTDEIDRFAEQLRDQGSRLMKEIGLFRLRS; this is translated from the coding sequence ATGCCCGGTCGAGTTCGCCCTTTCTCCGTCATCGCCAAGCTGGAGCTGATGACCTACCTGCTTACCGTTCCTCTTGCCGCTCTCTTTCTTATCATTCATCTGAATTACGCCGGAGAGCAAATACTGCGTTTTCTTCAGGCCGTCCTTGTTGCCGTTCTGTTCTCGTTTCTTTTTCCAGCGTATCGCATCATACAATTAAAAAGATTGCTCGACTACTTCTACGTCGGGAGTACCCCTTTTAATGAAAGGCCGCAGGAAGACCGCGAGCGGTTCCGACGTAGCCTGCTCGATCTGCCGCGCCGTTATGCGTTCATCGTAATTCTTCAATGGACGACTGGCGTCGCCGTCGCAGCGGCCGTGAATCAGATTCTGAATCCGGGGCCGCTTACTCAGGCGCTCTATTTTGCCGTCGCTCTTTTGATGGTTATTCCGATGAACTGGATCAGCCAGTATTATTTTGCCGAACACTTCCTTTCGCCTCTGTTCACAGACCCCGAAGTGACGCGCATCACGCTCGGTCCGGCCCGAATTCGACGTATTGGGTTGTTCGGGCGCATCTTTCTTTCGCTTTTCAGTATCTCCTGGCTTTCGCTGATCATGACGGGCAGCATCCTCTTCAGTATTTACCGGAATAAACTGCAAACCGAATCCCTTGAAATCTTCCTTTTATTGATCTTTATCTTCGCCGTCGTAATTATATTCGTGAACGCCTACTTCATCGCATCTTCTCTCAGTCAGAACATCCGCCGCCTCGGTGACGTGTTGCACGACCTGGGAGAAGGCAATCTGACTCAGTTGCTGCCGCTCGCCTCCACCGACGAATCGGGAATTCTGAGTTTTCGCGTCAATGCTCTCATTGATCGGTTAAACCAGATGATGCATTCCATCCGGAGCGAAGCGCAATCCATGGAAAAAGAGTCGCTCGACCTGAAGCATCGCACGGCTTCGTTACAGGCTGGCATGGTCGAGCAGGCCGCTCTGGCCGAACAGATGAGCGCTTCCATTGAAGAGATTTCGGCTTCGATCGCCGGCGCCTCTGAAATCGCCGAAAGACAGAAAGAACATGCCGATCATTCGGCGAAGATGCTGCATGCGCTGAACGAGAAGATCCGTGAGATCCACTCGGTCTCTGAAAAAGTGAAACGCTCCTCTGACGAGATGCATACAGAGATCAAACAGGGGGCGGCCACTATGAAAGAGGTGCAGAATAGCATCCTTGCCGCCGAATCGACGACGATCGACATCCAGGATACGGCCGATCTGATTCAGGAAATCACGGAACAGTTGAACCTTCTTTCTCTGAATGCATCGATAGAGGCGGCACGCGCCGGCGAAGCGGGAAAAGGTTTTGCCGTCGTCGCACGAGAGATCAATACTCTCGGCACCCGTACACAGGATAATGCACGAGCGATCGTTGAGCTGATCAGCAGAGCCGTTGAGGCCTCGGCCAGCAGCCGATCAGCGAACGAAAAAGGACAGTCATCGTTCGAGTCCATCAGCAGGCTTGTCGTCACATCGACGGCAGAATCGGACCGACTGGCGACGACGGCCGACAGCCAGCAGATCGTCAGCGAGAAGGTCGCCGAACAGTTTGCGGGTATCATTACCCTGGCCGATCAGGTGCGTGATCTTACATCCGAACAAGCTCGGACGATCCGGGAGTTTGCAAAAGGCGTGGAGCAGCTGAGCGAAGGCAGCACGGATCTCGCGACAACAACCGATGAGATCGATCGCTTTGCCGAACAGCTGCGCGATCAGGGAAGCCGCCTTATGAAAGAGATTGGACTCTTCCGATTGCGTTCCTGA
- a CDS encoding arsenosugar biosynthesis-associated peroxidase-like protein, whose amino-acid sequence MDHYYHSSDLKKFGEISRWNEKLGKKFFDYYGHVFEEGALSKREKSLIALAVAHAIQCPYCIDAYTTESLEQGATEEQMMEALHVTAAIRGGASLVHGVQMMNRAGELEV is encoded by the coding sequence ATGGACCATTACTATCACTCCTCTGATCTGAAAAAATTCGGCGAGATCTCTCGCTGGAACGAAAAGCTCGGCAAAAAGTTCTTCGACTACTACGGTCACGTATTCGAAGAAGGAGCGCTCAGCAAACGCGAGAAATCCCTGATCGCCCTCGCCGTCGCTCATGCCATCCAGTGTCCGTACTGTATCGACGCCTACACGACGGAATCTCTGGAACAGGGTGCGACAGAAGAGCAGATGATGGAAGCGCTGCACGTTACGGCAGCCATCCGCGGAGGGGCAAGCCTCGTGCACGGCGTGCAGATGATGAACCGTGCCGGCGAACTCGAAGTATGA
- the arsS gene encoding arsenosugar biosynthesis radical SAM (seleno)protein ArsS (Some members of this family are selenoproteins.) translates to MTTLQERRSPLADPAVQLARLRDIFRGREWASFREKLSEQHFYPLRATGVDTLQVNVGKLCNQTCRHCHVDAGPDRREQMSRETFDTCIDVVKRHHIRTVDITGGAPELNPHFEYFVASLSALGTHIMVRSNLTVLTVPRYVEMPAFFARHGVEVVSSLPFYNRSRTDSQRGEGVFDRSIEAIRNLNDIGYAKPGTGLMLNLVYNPTGIMLPGSQSGLEQEFRKRLHDDFGIRFNSLFTITNMPIARYLESLEKSGKTEEYMERLITAFNPAAVNGVMCRSLVSVGYDGQLYDCDFNQMLELPTAEGFARHIRDFDAALASRPIVVDDHCWGCTAGAGSSCGGTTV, encoded by the coding sequence ATGACGACCTTACAAGAGCGCCGCAGCCCGCTTGCAGACCCAGCCGTGCAGCTTGCACGATTGCGCGACATCTTTCGCGGACGGGAGTGGGCTTCGTTTAGAGAAAAGTTATCCGAACAGCATTTTTATCCGCTTCGAGCGACGGGCGTCGATACGTTGCAGGTGAATGTCGGCAAGCTATGCAACCAGACGTGCCGCCACTGCCACGTCGATGCCGGGCCCGATCGTCGCGAGCAGATGAGCCGCGAAACGTTCGATACGTGCATCGACGTCGTGAAGCGACATCACATCCGCACCGTCGATATCACCGGAGGGGCGCCCGAACTCAATCCACATTTTGAGTACTTCGTCGCATCGCTCTCCGCCCTCGGAACGCATATCATGGTGCGATCCAACCTCACCGTGCTGACCGTGCCGCGCTACGTCGAGATGCCCGCCTTTTTCGCAAGACATGGAGTCGAGGTCGTCTCGTCGCTTCCGTTCTATAACCGCAGCCGCACAGATTCGCAGCGCGGAGAGGGAGTATTCGACCGATCCATCGAGGCGATTCGTAACCTCAACGACATCGGTTATGCCAAGCCCGGCACCGGCCTCATGCTCAACCTTGTGTATAACCCAACGGGAATCATGCTGCCTGGCTCACAGAGCGGCCTGGAGCAGGAATTCCGAAAGCGCCTTCACGACGATTTCGGCATCCGCTTTAACAGCCTTTTCACGATTACAAACATGCCCATCGCCCGGTATCTGGAATCTCTTGAAAAAAGCGGGAAGACCGAAGAGTACATGGAGCGCCTGATCACCGCATTTAACCCGGCAGCCGTAAACGGAGTCATGTGCCGCAGCCTGGTATCGGTCGGCTATGACGGCCAGCTGTATGACTGCGATTTCAACCAGATGCTCGAACTGCCGACTGCAGAGGGGTTCGCGAGACACATACGCGATTTCGACGCCGCTCTTGCAAGCCGGCCGATCGTCGTCGACGATCATTGCTGGGGATGCACGGCCGGCGCCGGCTCAAGCTGCGGCGGGACTACGGTATAG